Proteins encoded within one genomic window of Ptiloglossa arizonensis isolate GNS036 chromosome 3, iyPtiAriz1_principal, whole genome shotgun sequence:
- the LOC143144192 gene encoding protein DOP1 homolog isoform X4 — MGSIALEEYELMKDSKYRVYVSAVDKALKSFEYTSEWADLISALGKLNKVLLSHMKFPVIPRRIKISKRLAQCMHPALPSGVHLKALETYDIIFKCMGTNRLSHELFIYSAGLFPLLGHAAMNVRPSLLTVYETHFVPLGERLRPGLSGFLSGVLLGLEDGSDHFDRTNSLLEKVCEGVGPEHFYACLWDCLASNSGIRLPAISFVLVHFNKKVQMEEQRYIMGTNTNIMVTALCAGVQDSSVLVQRSALDLLLIGFPVHNSQLTHEHMVSLVTAALVTILRRDMSLNRRLFAWLLGTEVSTSILKRKTVATVSETIENTPTYFDMYSKEMLVEAIKSLLRTVCEESPQNLKPYRILVSLLEKADIGPVILDDILFEVFRTFYNACGQSNRVPKTNEVVKSANLLFSTLEPSYVWIHCGHLFEQACQARANSKHEEEDVVVRSVGSGMPNFMEVCILTEFLLETVSLDAFIDTPSEHLPGLFYEIINKLMYHIDLLSPMEISRSLKLCAKILSKVQPTVVSTHTEKNELETKLDTTANGNTTAALSDNSLTAIPLEKSQSDSKLNKPDTSSGSFSEKSPSPRRRANSGGAAKRSDKKSKKKSSKSTSKLSESTQDNSSNISVVVSQECKSLQRNKSMDDIKTGYIEVNSISSPSKDQLTMLKQSSKNSVTGSTGSLGRGPSPAFQAQHTMLEKCLRQYETFYVKLISNRVLSKERNVQDMYENLLIPLPRESVDERMRYLELLLNSRLCMEDSGFFSQDVSVTEECKRLDILHLYVDSVSQTEWEEAVRIASSLFVELSTFPKYFHSGDGLLVEEEPKENIVLPDWLKVLTVCSCWLGKQPALQLTNIATLLDLIALLKAHNDIETHPKSGEGVTAVIMVPLLKQWHITYLMQYTNVFQVLAHSLWHHLGELPAHKYRMRCVELLHELHHALYNSCDAVEDVIGAALTAENIEKRIESFNRFASLWHLGREIETNPRLRGCMKSFDQSLLKILDNLQLADNSPLKLHAQSWLLHSLMRGDISRIVDPLLVILLDPSTCRMSVLHVSIQHSNTVLTKNDPIEEKSEVQDDTEGSAKIYAISSVDGNVIYHVSDSVDEDKKWRKGKKKKKAINPVKVKRIFAVTTLAAGENCNQYVTERNQFMKELEVPPSISGNRKISVFVNPLSLNCNENSNDSLTEDELPSTKKANLTTELLKNATRFKKIDFDKGSTASLDESLFESTNSSLKTKDKNGFKKLNGEVGSSLDSITNSFDSSSPEITNKQTKPKKDPVIMPGSSREVAGTIIKGKYHSTNEFTTNYDAHDVGSFEASVEIPSWTMNDEEGDLEASTTAEEYFGNSDSNSIVEEILNDVLDQVMQLCDAPETSKNTDESTYQNTKTGRNYGVGVHNLHSHMLLYCGVYDSTRTLYALRTLRNELLTNTRMFLCCAATTGVTNATKNTTLLNLLARHRKSVFGRNFHGDIVNTEFIAAYRSSMYLEVLISVCLYFARSYYPNLGQMRLTHEEISGNRQVQLASAELLTLIFSELIPIVRDSGKGFSCYIVDLLTKCKVQKVALHCLVSSVMNMKNAHKENEDVFTFTEEIILFNDPVIDNDINKCKYRASDHTEAFQIQLLRLLLALIMLEHQCGNQKGEEICPPITPTPSTPTKTVPNIMGNSLKYVPNAPIPQQPMFLASILSALQLDHMRHLHQFWTTLVTSSLPFMGSSLTGIVTSVIHQLCCNIEHLASYYITEETATATKLQDISTVECCLPADYTVTHLEALTFLLHYCLLDTSQQIGFSFNQPLSGTIQTGIPGANPGQIFNNLIHVFMPSPLSPDLTVSKDKNGANELQQHARRTALSHLPRIIASLSTLWQAVLATKDNEQASCVVGSPRIVKHQLLELLSPISFHHGVNFLAAIAVAWHERRQSSGNSKKVLPEACPNQQVMVHLVSAIRVMPIDTLVQTVHQVVKVPPPIHGVKQDFSLEVSVLELLYVYMQSNTSQSLIESWTSLLGLLKDGLSLTAPAQFLLLAILNEYVQKCPPMQEKKDIRDLQDVSAKLVESCSQIAGACLEQTTWLRRNLAVREDAFEVAEGSSEVTPGTPPNAAYSVQAQAVLAEILAPLLDVSYGSQEKERVVTLLTNLMYNVTPYLKNHSTKNIASFTACSQLLSSLSGYQYTRKAWRKDILDLLLDSAFFQMTPACLPYWRTIIDNLMTHDNTTFRDLMNRVSMAQSSSISIFSSKEQEYEQKAQLLKRLAYVILCSEMDQYHKYMPEIQERLADSLRLPQVIPSIQAQVFLCFRVLLLRMSPQHATSLWPVIVSELVQVFLYIEQELNADSEEFSRHGSSHIKLLSALDSSWAVNASNGLQAHGHPHWLQLQLAAAKLLDLALLLPAHRLPQFQMYRWAFVGDSAAGSTDNNNQSSDFVPHITRIAKLMDNKYKQDQSSAKATPGELLLTSNNIHSLQDLHHFFTALSRRSSDTQAPLNITQLETVIEQDFLEKMPAAR; from the exons ATGGGTTCTATTGCCTTGGAAGAATATGAACTCATGAAGGACTCTAAATATAGAGT TTATGTGTCTGCTGTTGACAAAGCTCTAAAGAGCTTTGAATATACCAGCGAATGGGCCGATTTGATCTCTGCACTTGGAAAATTAAACAAAGTATTGCTAAGTCATATGAAATTTCCAGTTATTCCTAGAAGAATTAAAATATCTAAAAGATTAGCACAATGTATGCATCCTGCTTTGCCATCCGGTGTTCATTTAAAAGCTCTAGAAACCTATGACATTATTTTCAAATGTATGGGCACTAACAGACTCAGTCATGAGCTCTTCATATATAGTGCTG GTTTATTTCCACTGTTAGGTCATGCTGCTATGAATGTAAGACCATCTTTACTGACAGTATATGAAACACATTTTGTACCTCTTGGAGAGAGATTACGGCCTGGCTTGAGTGGATTTTTAAGTGGTGTTCTCCTGGGTTTAGAGGATGGTTCTGACCATTTTGATAG aACTAATTCCTTACTTGAAAAGGTATGCGAGGGAGTAGGTCCAGAACATTTTTATGCATGTTTGTGGGACtgtttagcttcaaattctGGAATTCGACTACCTGCTATATCGTTTGTGTTGGTACATTTCAATAAAAAAGTACAGATGGAAGAACAAAGATATATCATGGGTACAAACACCAATATTATG GTTACTGCACTCTGTGCTGGAGTACAAGACAGTTCTGTGTTAGTGCAAAGAAGCGCTTTGGACTTGCTGTTAATTGGTTTTCCTGTACATAATAGTCAATTAACACATGAACATATGGTATCACTAGTCACAGCTGCTCTTGTCACTATATTAAGAAGGGACATGAGTTTAAAtag GAGATTGTTTGCTTGGCTTTTGGGTACTGAAGTAAGCACATCTATTTTAAAGAGAAAAACGGTAGCTACAGTCTCTGAAACCATAGAAAATACACCCACTTATTTTGATATGTATTCAAAAGAAATGTTAGTCGAGGCAATAAAATCATTATTAAGAACTGTCTGTGAGGAGAGTCCACAGAATTTGAAACCATACAGAATATTAGTCTCATTATTAGAGAAGGCAGATATTGGTCCAGTAATTCTAGATGATATTTTGTTTgaagtttttag GACATTTTATAATGCTTGTGGTCAGTCAAACAGAGTACCAAAAACGAATGAAGTAGTAAAGTCAGCAAATCTGTTATTTTCAACATTAGAACCATCTTATGTTTGGATACATTGTGGACATTTGTTTGAACAGGCTTGTCAAGCTAGAGCAAATTCTAAACATGAGGAAGAAGATGTTGTTGTAAGGTCTGTGGGTAGTGGAATGCCGAATTTTATGGAAGTATGTATATTAACGGAATTCCTACTCGAGACAGTGTCGTTGGATGCATTTATAGATACTCCCTCTGAACACTTGCCTGGCTTATTctatgaaattattaataaacttaTGTATCACATTGATCTTTTGTCTCCAATGGAAATTTCAAGGAGTCTTAAATTGTGTGCCAAAATTTTATCCAAAGTTCAGCCAACAGTGGTTTCCACTCACACAGAGAAAAACGAATTAGAAACAAAATTGGACACAACCGCGAATGGTAATACTACTGCAGCACTTAGTGACAATTCTTTAACCGCTATACCTTTAGAAAAGAGTCAGTCGGATAGTAAACTAAATAAACCAGACACATCTAGTGGTTCATTTTCTGAAAAAAGTCCGAGTCCCAGGAGAAGAGCAAACTCGGGAGGAGCCGCTAAAAGATCCGACAAAAagtcaaaaaaaaaatcgagcaaGAGTACCTCGAAATTGAGTGAATCTACACAagataatagtagtaatatttCAGTCGTGGTCAGCCAAGAATGTAAAAgcttacaaagaaataaaagtatGGATGATATAAAGACCGGATACATAGAAGTAAATAGTATTAGTTCTCCATCCAAGGATCAGTTGACTATGTTAAAGCAGTCAAGTAAAAATAGTGTTACAGGTTCCACAGGATCCTTAGGTAGGGGACCGTCTCCGGCATTCCAAGCACAACATACAATGTTGGAAAAATGCTTAAGACAGTATGAGACTTTTTATGTTAAACTGATTAGTAATAGAGTACTGAGTAAAGAGAGAAACGTACAGGATATGTATGAAAATTTACTGATACCACTACCAAGGGAAAGTGTTGATGAAAGAATGCGTTATTTAGAGCTTTTATTAAACTCTAGATTATGTATGGAAGATTCTGGGTTCTTCAGTCAAGATGTGTCTGTGACAGAAGAATGCAAGCGTTTAGACATTCTTCATTTATATGTCGATTCGGTCTCACAAACTGAATGGGAAGAAGCTGTACGAATTGCATCAAGTTTATTTGTTGAACTATCCACTTTTCCCAAGTATTTTCATTCTGGTGATGGATTGCTGGTAGAAGAAGAACCAAAAGAAAACATTGTTTTACCGGATTGGTTAAAAGTATTGacagtttgtagttgttggctgGGAAAGCAACCTGCTCTGCAATTGACCAATATTGCCACATTACTGGATTTAATAGCCTTACTAAAAGCTCATAATGATATTGAAACTCACCCAAAAAGTGGGGAGGGAGTAACAGCTGTAATTATGGTGCCTTTATTAAAGCAATGGCACATAACTTATTTAATGCAATATACTAATGTGTTCCAg GTACTGGCACATTCCTTGTGGCACCATCTTGGTGAATTGCCCGCTCACAAATATAGAATGCGATGCGTTGAACTATTACATGAATTGCATCACGCTTTGTACAATTCTTGTGATGCGGTTGAGGATGTGATAGGAGCCGCGCTCACTGCAGAAAATATAGAGAAGAGAATAGAATCCTTTAACAGATTCGCCTCTTTGTGGCACCTTGGTCGGGAGATTGAGACAAATCCTAGACTAAGAGGCTGTATGAAATCATTTGACCA ATCGTTGTTAAAAATACTGGATAATCTACAACTCGCGGATAATTCTCCTCTGAAGCTTCACGCCCAATCATGGCTTCTGCATTCTTTAATGCGAGGTGACATTTCACGGATAGTAGATCCGTTACTAGTAATACTTCTAGATCCATCCACTTGTCGCATGAGCGTGCTTCATGTCAGTATACAACACAGTAACACTGTTCTGACGAAGAATGATCCCATAGAAGAGAAATCTGAGGTACAAGATGATACGGAAGGTTCAGCGAAAATTTACGCGATCAGCTCTGTAGACGGAAACGTGATATATCATGTCAGCGATAGCGTAGATGAAGATAAAAAATGgaggaagggaaaaaaaaagaaaaaagctatAAACCCTGTTAAAGTGAAGAGAATATTTGCCGTGACTACGCTAGCAGCCGGTGAGAATTGCAATCAGTATGTAACTGAAAGGAATCAATTTATGAAGGAGCTCGAAGTACCACCTAGCATATCCGGTAACCGGAAAATCTCCGTATTTGTTAATCCTTTATCATTAAATTGTAACGAGAATTCGAATGACTCGTTGACGGAAGACGAGTTGCCTAGCACGAAGAAGGCGAACTTAACGACAGAATTATTGAAAAACGCGACTAGATTTAAGAAAATAGATTTTGATAAAGGCTCAACTGCTAGCTTGGACGAGAGTCTCTTTGAGTCTACAAACTCCAGCTTGAAAACAAAAGACAAAAACGGATTCAAAAAATTGAACGGCGAAGTTGGTTCTTCATTGGACTCTATCACTAATAGCTTCGATTCTAGCAGTCCTGAAATCACTAATAAACAAACGAAACCTAAAAAAGATCCGGTTATAATGCCAGGTAGTTCTAGAGAAGTAGCAGGGACTATCATCAAGGGTAAATATCATAGTACAAATGAGTTCACGACAAATTACGATGCTCATGACGTTGGAAGTTTTGAGGCAAGCGTCGAAATACCTAGTTGGACAATGAACGATGAAGAAGGTGACTTGGAAGCTAGCACGACCGCGGAGGAATATTTCGGTAATTCTGACAGCAACAGTATAGTCGAGGAAATTTTGAACGACGTGCTTGATCAAGTGATGCAATTGTGCGACGCTCCAGAAACATCTAAAAATACCGATGAATCTACGTATCAAAATACAAAAACGGGTCGTAACTATGGAGTCGGTGTTCATAATCTTCATTCGCATATGCTACTTTATTGCGGTGTCTATGATTCGACCAGAACATTATATGCATTGCGTACTCTTCGCAATGAACTCTTGACGAACACTAGAATGTTTTTGTGCTGTGCAGCGACAACTGGTGTAACTAATGCGACCAAAAATACAACATTGTTAAACTTATTAGCAAGACACCGAAAAAGTGTATTTGGAAGAAACTTTCACGGGGACATAGTAAACACGGAATTCATAGCTGCTTATAGAAGCAGCATGTATTTAGAAGTTTTAATTAGTGTGTGTCTTTATTTTGCAAGAAGTTACTATCCCAATTTGGGACAGATGAGACTCACACATGAAGAAATTTCAGGCAACCGACAG GTGCAACTTGCAAGTGCAGAATTATTAACACTAATATTCTCTGAGTTAATTCCTATTGTTCGTGACTCAGGAAAGGGTTTTAGTTGTTACATAGTTGATTTACTCACAAAATGTAAAGTACAAAAGGTTGCTCTTCACTGTCTTGTTTCTAGCGTTATGAacatgaaaaatgcacataaggAAAATGAGGATGTGTTTACATTTACTGAGGAAATCATTTTGTTCAATGATCCAGTCATAGATAATGATATAAATAAGTGCAAATACAGAGCAAGTGATCACACAGAGGCTTTTCAAATACAATTACTGAG aCTATTACTAGCTTTAATTATGTTGGAACATCAATGTGGTAATCAGAAAGGTGAAGAAATCTGTCCACCAATTACACCAACACCCAGTACTCCAACAAAAACTGTTCCTAACATCATGGGAAATAGTTTAAAATATGTACCTAATGCACCAATTCCACAACAACCGATGTTCCTTGCCAGTATACTTAGTGCTTTACAATTG GATCATATGAGACATTTGCATCAATTTTGGACGACCCTTGTTACATCAAGTCTTCCATTCATGGGATCTTCGTTAACTGGAATAGTAACATCGGTCATTCACCAATTGTGTTGTAACATTGAGCATTTAGCATCATATTACATCACTGAAGAGACAGCAACGGCAACAAAATTGCAGGATATAAGTACAGTGGAGTGTTGTCTTCCTGCCGATTACACAGTCACGCATCTAGAGGCTTTAACGTTTTTACTTCATTATTGCTTATTGGATACGTCGCAACAAATCGGTTTTTCATTTAACCAGCCTTTGAGCGGCACCATTCAGACTGGAATTCCCGGAGCAAATCCaggacaaatatttaataatcttATTCACGTATTTATGCCGAGCCCACTTTCTCCT GATCTTACTGTTTCAAAGGATAAAAATGGCGCTAATGAATTGCAACAACATGCTAGAAGAACCGCTTTAAGTCACTTACCACGAATAATTGCATCCCTCTCCACTCTCTGGCAAGCAGTGTTAGCAACAAAAGATAA TGAGCAAGCTAGTTGTGTGGTAGGTAGTCCGAGAATAGTAAAGCACCAACTTTTAGAACTCTTATCTCCTATATCTTTTCATCATGGAGTAAACTTTTTGGCTGCCATTGCTGTTGCATGGCACGAAAGGCGACAGTCATCTGGCAATTCAAAAAAG gtACTGCCAGAAGCTTGTCCAAATCAGCAAGTTATGGTTCATTTAGTAAGTGCGATTCGTGTAATGCCCATCGATACTTTGGTCCAAACTGTGCATCAAGTTGTAAAGGTCCCACCTCCTATTCATGGTGTAAAACAAGATTTTTCATTGGAAGTTTCTGTGTTAGAATTACTTTATGTATATATGCAAAGTAACACGTCTCAGTCCCTTATTGAATCTTGGACATCGTTGCTTGGTTTGCTTAAGGACGGCCTATCCTTAACGGCGCCTGCTCAATTTCTTTTGTTAGCAATTTTAAACGAGTATGTGCAAAAGTGTCCTCCTATGCAGGAGAAGAAAGATATACGGGATTTACAAGACGTGTCAGCGAAG ttgGTCGAATCCTGTTCCCAAATAGCAGGTGCGTGTTTGGAACAAACAACATGGTTAAGAAGAAACTTAGCAGTAAGAGAAGATGCCTTCGAAGTCGCTGAAGGATCTTCGGaag TGACACCTGGCACACCACCTAATGCAGCATATAGTGTTCAAGCTCAAGCAGTGCTAGCAGAAATATTAGCACCTTTGTTAGATGTTAGTTATGGTTCCCAAGAAAAGGAACGTGTAGTAACGTTGTTAACCAATCTTATGTATAATGTTACACCATATCTTAAAAATCACTC GACAAAGAATATTGCCTCATTCACAGCTTGTTCTCAGTTACTAAGTTCCTTATCTGGCTACCAATATACGAGAAAAGCATGGCGTAAAGATATACTGGATCTTCTACTCGATTCTGCCTTCTTTCAAATGACGCCTGCATGTTTACCTTATTGGAGGACTATTATAGATAATTTAATGACACACGACAATACAACCTTTCGAGATTTAATGA ATCGCGTTTCTATGGCTCAAAGTAGTAGTATCAGTATATTTTCTTCAAAGGAGCAAGAGTATGAACAAAAGGCTCAACTTTTGAAAAGATTAGCATATGTAATACTTTGCAGCGAAATGGATCAATACCACAAATACATGCCTGAAATTCAAG AACGATTAGCAGACAGTCTGCGATTGCCACAAGTGATTCCATCTATTCAGGCACaagtttttctttgttttcggGTACTACTTTTAAGAATGTCACCACAACACGCTACTTCCTTGTGGCCGGTAATAGTCAGTGAACTTGTTCAAGTCTTCCTATATATTGAACAAGAATTGAACGCAGACAGTGAGGAATTCAG TCGTCATGGCAG TTCGCATATCAAATTGCTCTCGGCTCTGGATTCGTCTTGGGCTGTGAATGCCAGTAATGGACTCCAGGCTCATGGTCATCCACATTGGTTGCAATTGCAACTTGCTGCTGCTAAATTGTTAGATCTAGCATTATTGTTACCTGCACATAggcttcctcaatttcaaat GTATAGGTGGGCATTTGTAGGGGATTCAGCAGCAGGATCTACAGATAACAATAATCAGTCCTCTGATTTTGTACCACATATTACAAGAATAGCAAAATTGATGGATAACAAG TACAAACAAGATCAGAGTTCAGCCAAAGCAACACCTGGTGAACTTCTTTTAACCTCGAACAATATTCATTCGTTACAAGATTTGCATCATTTTTTTACGGCACTTAGTCGTAGATCGAGTGACACACAAGCGCCGTTAAATATTACACAGTTGGAGACTGTGATTGAACAAGACTTTCTTGAGAAAATGCCAGCTGCAAGGTAG